In a genomic window of Thalassophryne amazonica chromosome 12, fThaAma1.1, whole genome shotgun sequence:
- the LOC117522449 gene encoding CCN family member 1-like, translating to MWTVLIIVISGAVQVLGLCPKVCRCPPDVPTCAPGVSVMLDLCRCCKVCARQLNEDCSKTEPCDRTKGLECNVGSGLDSSKGVCRAKSDGRACEYNGRIYQNGESFRPNCKHQCTCTDGAVGCVSLCPDELTIPKLGCAEPRRLKVRGAFCDQVICTEEEKRSREDELTNELVPVRRGGVETSPDIGSHPVGNALAAGVKCQLQTTAWSPCSKSCGTGVFKRLSNNNIQCKLVKETRVCEVRPCAQMIFSRMKKCNYTAKASYPVKLSYAGCHSLKKFWPRYCRACSDGRCCRPHRTPMVPVQFQCRDGRTFNRKMMMIQSCTCNFQCSKPPALHTLPYTKSPIGIHEENK from the exons ATgtggactgtgttgattattgtgatCTCTGGTGCTGTACAG GTGCTAGGCTTATGCCCTAAAGTCTGCAGATGTCCCCCGGACGTCCCCACATGTGCACCAGGCGTCAGTGTCATGCTGGATCTCTGCAGATGTTGTAAGGTTTGTGCACGACAGCTGAATGAAGACTGCAGCAAGACAGAGCCGTGTGACCGTACGAAGGGACTCGAGTGCAACGTTGGGAGCGGATTAGATTCTTCTAAAGGTGTATGTCGAG CTAAATCAGATGGAAGAGCTTGCGAGTATAATGGCAGGATTTACCAGAATGGGGAAAGCTTCCGTCCAAACTGCAAGCACCAATGCACCTGCACGGACGGTGCTGTTGGATGTGTGTCTCTGTGCCCGGATGAGCTCACGATACCCAAACTCGGCTGTGCCGAGCCCAGGAGGCTCAAGGTGCGGGGCGCCTTCTGCGATCAAGTGATTTGTACTGAGGAAGAAAAGAGAAGCAGAGAGGATGAGCTCACCAACGAGTTGGTCCCGGTGCGGAGAGGAGGTGTCGAGACGTCACCTG ATATTGGAAGTCACCCTGTAGGCAATGCCTTGGCCGCAGGTGTTAAGTGTCAGCTTCAAACCACAGCCTGGTCTccctgctccaaatcctgtggCACTGGAGTGTTCAAAAGGCTGAGCAACAACAATATCCAGTGTAAACTGGTGAAGGAGACACGAGTCTGTGAAGTCCGTCCATGCGCTCAGATGATCTTCAGCAGAATGAAG AAATGTAACTACACAGCAAAGGCCAGCTATCCAGTTAAACTGTCCTATGCAGGCTGCCATAGCCTGAAAAAGTTCTGGCCCCGGTACTGCCGGGCCTGTTCAGATGGGCGGTGCTGCCGACCTCATCGGACCCCGATGGTGCCGGTCCAGTTTCAATGCAGAGATGGTCGGACTTTCAACAGGAAGatgatgatgatccagtcttgtaCGTGTAACTTCCAATGTTCCAAGCCACCTGCTCTCCACACGCTTCCCTACACCAAAAGTCCAATAGGAATCCATGaggaaaacaaataa